The DNA window CCGCAAATAACATATTTTCTGCATAAATTTTGTTATAGTCCACAGCAAATTCCgcacgtaaaaaaaaaaaaatagaaaaatgccTTGAACTGGATTTTTAAAAAATCCAATGTCACCCTGACATATATTGTCGGAtttttaaaatatccagtaaTGTATTATTTTTCACCGAATATTTTGAAATGAGTTCTATAACAATGTTCCTCAGATCTCAGATAAAATTAACAGGAAACCCAGGAAACCCAGCCGGTGATATATTTCCTACAATTTAAAAATTTCCTACAATTTAAAAAATGCCtacttgatttttaaaaaaaatgggaTGTTATGCCACCGCTACATATATGTATtagaaattttggaaaatatgataaaaaaaaaactataaaatttGGTACTAGCTTTTAAAAATCCGTCGGATttcttatgattatgaaaaaattCAGTAAAAACTAATCAAACACAAAAATACatgtttattttataatatcCAATAAACTCCTCAAAAATCCAACATGTTatgttattatttaaaaattttaggtTTATTTTGAGGGTGCCAATTTTTGATTAGATCAGTTAGATCCATACAAATTTTAATCTAAaaagttaaaatatattttgtaccTTAACTTCtaagagtaaaaaaaaaaaaagttgtattTAGACTTATTTTATAACACGCagtatcataataataattagatATTTATTCAGACTGCTTACGAACAGACCCTATTTTAAACTATTCATTACTAGAAAATAACAAAACTTGCACGACGGTATCAGTATCTTTTGAACACTGCGGATAAATAAAGAGCAGAATAGAAAGAAGAAACGTAAAAAAATTAGAGCAACATGAGAATAGAATTAGAATGAAATAACAATTCCTTGTTCAAATAACTCACTTTCTATTAAGTGCATTTACAGTATTATATTTAGGCACACTGATTCTGTCATCGTGGTTCTTCACTAAACTGCTTTCACCCAATCCCCATATTAACATATAggatttcttttctctttcaatTCCGTAGTTATATTCAAAATACCTGAATGCAATATGTTCCTGTGTTTTCCCCATCTATTGCTGATCATATTTACAACCTATGAACATAAGACAATGACCCTGAGCTCTCTAATATGGAATATCTGTCTTTTCAAGCATGCACAGGTAAAAGCTTCCAAAACAATATTACGGTCTCGGAGGATTATGAGCATTTCTACTGTTTGCAATGAGCACATTAAGTTGAGACGTTGTTCGGCCTGGTTGTGGTGGACCCTGTGGTCTTGAATTTTGAGCTTGAGCTTCTTGTGATGATGGCATAATTAAGCGCTGCCTAACGTCATCAGTAAGCTGCTGACCTGAAAGACTTCCGCGCATTCGCGAAGTAGGACGCCAGTTCTGATCTGGTTGTGAATTGAACAATTCGTCAGTCCTAGAAACTGCCTGTACCGGTGGTCCTCTTTGCTCTCCTGTTAACCCCCAGAAACTGTCAGCTGTAAAATATGGGGCTGCTACATAAGGTGGATTCTGAGATGAAATGGATTGGGACTGTCTAGCAGCCAGGGCAGTAGCAATAGCCAGATCTTGTTGGCTATTGACAGTAGCTCCAGCTGTCCAAACAATCCCTGCTTGAGAAATACCTTGTCTGGCAACATGTGATGAAGCCATAACCCTGGCTTGTTGGCTATTTGCTGCACCTCCAGCTGCATTAGCTTGTGAAACCCCTTGCTGAATGTGAGATCGTTGGGCGTTTAATTGTTGCATTGGGGTATGCGCCCGGGGATTAAGAGTTTGCTGCAGGTGGGAATTTCTAAAATCATTCAGCATACCTGCTCTGTATTGTTGGTTTTGCAAATGACTTGGTGCTCGGTTAAGAGTTGTGGCTGACATAGTAACTGGTGGCACTCGATTATGAGTTGGGGCTGGCATATTAACGGTTGGCATTCGGTTCTGAGTTTAATGAAAAGTAAAAGTTAAATACAAGAGTTATTAACACCAAGAAACACACTCAAAAGCAAGGTTTCTGTAAAATTTCCAGAATTATAAATGAAGACAATACATACATCAATTACAATAAGACAAAAAAATAATCAACGTGTTCACTAagtataattattaattagtacCAAAGATATAACTGGAGAACCACGACTGCAAAGAAAATAAGACACACTCACATCTTCAGTGGCTCCCTAAACAACTTAATCTTGTataatttctttgaaaagttagAGAGACTAAAAGACATTGCAATAGCATCAATAACTTTTTGGGTAAAAGAATATATAAACTATTCGTCAGCTCCCTCCTTTCAAAAAACTTTTTATTCTTCCCAGACTTTTTGGTTAAAAGaacatttaaattaatttaatcctAAAATCAATTTTCAAACAGGATTCAAGTTCgtcattttttattgtatgagCAGTTGCCATGTTTTTTTTAAAGGAACAGAGATATAAAGAACAGGAAGTTGCCACTTCAGATGCAAATTGAACAGAATATGCATCCCCAAAACTGGCACCCAATTTAAGGAGTAACAATAGAACATTAATGAAGCAAACCTGTGTTGCTGCCGAGACCTGAGGCATGTTCAGCGGGGATCTAGAAAAAAGTTGCTGTCTTTCTGCATCACTCAGTATGGCATTATAAGGATCAGCGGAGGTAGGGTTGGACAAAGAAGCATGAGTAGCAGAGGGACTGCTGGTTATCAAGGAATCCAAATTGGTTACTGAATTTTGCTGTGGCCCTAATGGCTGAGATTGGACTGGAAGGGCCTGAACAGCTACTGGAGTCCTATGAATATGTCTCGGTGACGAGGATGACCTCCCATACTCGCTAACAAATGAACTCATATAATTATTCATCATCTCCAAATTACTCAGTGCCAGGAACTGGTTATGATTGGCAGAAGTATTGTCATGACCCTCAGATTCTTGAATTAATGCAGGAGAAACAGCATCTGCAAGAACAGGAAGGTCGGTGACACCAACTGTAGGAGTATCAGACCTAGTGTTGGCAATATAAAGTCCAGCCCAAAAATTGTCTTCGATTTGAGCACTGGTCGGAGCAGAACCCTGTGAAGGCTTTCTATCTGCAGTTTCACAAATATCCATTATTATGTCCATATCATTGTCGGTGAGGTCCACGACATCGGGAAATGTATCAGGGGAGCTAGCAGATTCTAGCTGTTCAGTTGGTTCCTTATCACAATTGTGGACCTTATTCTGTATCCTACCCACATCATGATCATTTTCCAAGACTGGCTGCCACGATCCATCAGCATGGACAGTCACTTCCACAATATTCTCGCCAACTTTTTCCAGGATCTTTATTTAGAAAGAGAGAAATAAATAAggttaatttttcttttcttttcaacctttcTTTCACCCCTAGAGTCAACTTAGTTTGCCATTAAAAATTGGGAGGGGAGGAAATATGGTTAGAGATTagcatgaaaaataaattattaaactatTCATTCCCAATTTTATGGTGATACCAAATTGACTTTAGGAGAgaagataaacaaaagataaCTAAATTGAAAGATTAAAGAACTAAATCAACTTGCCTCAATCATGTTTCTGTCTAGACGAATTTCTGTATAGCTGACATTCTGATTGCAATGGGGGCAGCGCCAGGATGGTCTCTTAGAATTTATTTTAATGAAGTTGTCAAAGTCAAAGCACTACAGAGAAAGAGAACAGAGATGTAAGGTAGAGGGGAGGAAACAGGCTGGGAATATATAGACCTACATAGACCCAGCCACCCACAGACACAGAACCACATCGTAAGATTGTCACTTTATTAACAAGTATTATTCTGCAAACATTTTGGTAACATTCAGTACTGTCAATTGTGGATCGGGGAAAATGACGGTTTGTTCATATTCCGCTACACAACATTGTTATAGTGCCGCTCCAGCCGCTAGTTCACAGTATTTTATACAAAATAGCATATCACAGAATAATACAACAAAAAAACCTTATCCCACTAAATGGGGTCGGCTTCATAGATCAACtttcgccataatgttctatctagAACCATGTTTCTATCCAAACCGTTAATCTCGAGGCCTTTcacaataacttctcttatagtcttTCTAGGTCTCTTCTTTctctagttgtttgacttctctccatctgatctactctccttaccaCATAATCTACATGTCTTCCCTCTACATGCtcaaaccacctaagtctatttttCACCACCTTCTCTACTATAGTTGCTACCCCAAACATTCTCTCTAATATATATCACAGAATAATAGAGTTGTTAAGATTTCGCTATGCAATAGTGCCACTATATAACAACACTGATAACATTTAGAGTACTCATTAACTATAATGATGGAAAAACGGATGAAACCTCAATAACAGAGAAGGGCATAAGCTGCCACTACAAATTACTTTATAGCAAACAAATGAACAATATTAATGGTAAGTAACAAATGTATAGTTAATTAATCAGCAACCACACTCAACATTCTCCATACTATGTGATGTTAATACATGAATTACTCACCTGGAAATGTTTGCATGACCGACCTTTAACAGGAGTCTTGATACGTTTAAAGCTGTTTTGTAAAGATGAGACACAAGACTATCAACTTTTACttcaaaacataaaaacaattcttttttaaaaaaattatcatccAAAAGGAAAAATTCCATatttaagggtaattaaacaggTGATCTTAGAATAAAGTCTGCAAGAGTAAAGCATTCCAGTAAAAGAATACAACAAcctacaagataaatataaaagAAGCCTACAGAAAAGTCATACTTACTAAACAAAGAAAACTCAAGATTATTGTGAATAGTTTAATGGTAAAAATCTCATACTAAAAGTTACTGGTTGGCATAAGCTGTAGTTACTTACTAGTTCATAAGTTGGATAAGCTTACTGCTCACAGAAGGCATACGTGAGGGTTCATGAACTAATACCAATTACCAAGCAAGGAACACACGCACAAGAGAAACATAACAGATGAAAAGTCTTTTAAAACTAAATATATATTAGAAAACGTTTCCCTCACTATCCAACAAAAAAGTAGTATTGgcaaaaaataaaaggcatggtCAAATAGTAATacattgaaacaaaaaaaaagctcAGATACTTCAAAAACTCAGCTGAATCGTATCCGATCGTACCAATACGCCGATACGGCATCGATACGTATCGAAAAagtatccaaatttttttttttaaaattaagtaaaaaaaatctgATATGGCGGTGATACGCCTCCAATACGTCACAGTCACAGATATGTGACTTTTCATTTTTTAACGGACTCTTCTCTTTTTTAATGACTCTTcattccttttaattttttaatggtCATTCTTTAATACCCTATTTAATTCCTTCCATAAATTTACCATTTTTCAAGAATGGTTTAATTTCTCATAATTTCttatcaatttttaatattttaatttaaatcatattaaatataattttct is part of the Vicia villosa cultivar HV-30 ecotype Madison, WI linkage group LG2, Vvil1.0, whole genome shotgun sequence genome and encodes:
- the LOC131652476 gene encoding E4 SUMO-protein ligase PIAL2, with the translated sequence MESNTSSAMPPELAATNGTPNPVSPSLVNLYRITKVLERLAFHFQPGNRFDSFEFFNLCLSLSRGIDYALANGEPPPKANELPTLMKQMYQRKTDELSLAAVMVLMISVKNACKIGWFQKKESEELLTIADEIGKIYCTLGNISNGPSSSHSAVLAIMERFYPRMKLGPIIVSIEAQPGYGASAVDFHITKNNVQSDKKIWLLVAQTDNIETSACLISPQQVNFLLNGKGIDTRTNFRMDPGPQMPTNVTSVLKFGTNLLQAVGQFNGNYIILVAYMSVVPLPEHPVLPPDYVKPAVTSVDSDSDIIEGASRFSLNCPISFKRIKTPVKGRSCKHFQCFDFDNFIKINSKRPSWRCPHCNQNVSYTEIRLDRNMIEILEKVGENIVEVTVHADGSWQPVLENDHDVGRIQNKVHNCDKEPTEQLESASSPDTFPDVVDLTDNDMDIIMDICETADRKPSQGSAPTSAQIEDNFWAGLYIANTRSDTPTVGVTDLPVLADAVSPALIQESEGHDNTSANHNQFLALSNLEMMNNYMSSFVSEYGRSSSSPRHIHRTPVAVQALPVQSQPLGPQQNSVTNLDSLITSSPSATHASLSNPTSADPYNAILSDAERQQLFSRSPLNMPQVSAATQNRMPTVNMPAPTHNRVPPVTMSATTLNRAPSHLQNQQYRAGMLNDFRNSHLQQTLNPRAHTPMQQLNAQRSHIQQGVSQANAAGGAANSQQARVMASSHVARQGEQRGPPVQAVSRTDELFNSQPDQNWRPTSRMRGSLSGQQLTDDVRQRLIMPSSQEAQAQNSRPQGPPQPGRTTSQLNVLIANSRNAHNPPRP